A genomic segment from Nocardiopsis sp. Huas11 encodes:
- a CDS encoding nucleotide disphospho-sugar-binding domain-containing protein, with translation MRVLAAVTAEKPHFLGMVPLCSALRAEGHEVLVASQPALEPVVRATGLPYASVGRDHALWRTMKAFDLHGAVGDAPLFGRVREPYERVPWEYFVDGYRRVVPWWWRLVNDPMTDDLVDLCRTWRPDLVVWGAVTYSGAVAAEACGARHARYLWGADLFARTRERFLSRWAERPEDEREDPLAAWLTRTAARHGVDYSETLVNGHATIEQIPPALRLPARLRYLPVRYVPYNGRAVVPDWLRTPPDRPRVCVTLGTTLMAQDRGDTLFRDILEGLADLDAEVVATLPLAERERLGTVPPNTRLVDYTALHLIAATCHAMVDHGGWGTVLTAMDAAVPQVIVPHWFDNPMLAGMLAEEGAAVSLDPRSLTPESTRASLETLLSDTSYRDGAVRLSEAMHAMPSPGRLAGELAGLV, from the coding sequence ATGCGTGTCCTGGCCGCGGTCACCGCGGAGAAGCCCCACTTCCTCGGAATGGTCCCCCTGTGCTCGGCCCTGCGCGCCGAGGGCCATGAGGTCCTCGTGGCCAGCCAGCCCGCGCTCGAACCCGTCGTGCGCGCCACCGGCCTGCCGTATGCGAGCGTGGGCCGCGACCACGCGCTCTGGCGGACGATGAAGGCCTTCGACCTCCACGGGGCCGTGGGCGACGCGCCTCTCTTCGGCCGTGTCCGCGAGCCTTACGAACGGGTTCCGTGGGAGTACTTCGTCGACGGCTACCGCAGGGTCGTCCCCTGGTGGTGGCGGCTGGTGAACGACCCCATGACCGACGACCTGGTCGACCTCTGCCGGACCTGGCGCCCGGACCTCGTCGTCTGGGGTGCGGTGACCTACTCCGGGGCGGTCGCCGCCGAGGCCTGCGGAGCCCGGCACGCGCGCTACCTGTGGGGCGCCGACCTGTTCGCGCGCACGAGGGAGCGATTCCTGTCCCGGTGGGCCGAGCGGCCGGAGGACGAACGCGAGGACCCCCTCGCCGCCTGGCTCACCCGGACCGCCGCCCGCCACGGGGTCGACTACTCCGAGACCCTGGTGAACGGGCACGCCACGATCGAGCAGATCCCCCCGGCCCTGCGCCTGCCCGCGCGGCTGCGCTACCTGCCGGTGCGCTACGTCCCCTACAACGGCCGCGCGGTCGTCCCCGACTGGCTGCGCACACCACCGGACAGGCCCCGTGTGTGCGTCACGCTCGGGACCACGCTCATGGCCCAGGACCGGGGGGACACCCTCTTCCGGGACATCCTGGAGGGGTTGGCGGATCTGGACGCGGAGGTCGTGGCCACCCTCCCGCTCGCCGAACGCGAGCGCCTGGGCACGGTCCCGCCCAACACCCGCCTCGTCGACTACACCGCGCTCCACCTGATCGCCGCCACCTGCCACGCCATGGTGGACCACGGGGGCTGGGGGACGGTGCTCACGGCGATGGACGCCGCGGTTCCCCAGGTCATCGTGCCGCACTGGTTCGACAACCCGATGCTCGCGGGCATGCTGGCCGAGGAGGGGGCGGCCGTCTCGCTGGACCCCCGTTCCCTGACCCCCGAGAGCACTCGCGCGTCCCTGGAGACCCTGCTCTCGGACACGTCGTACCGGGACGGCGCCGTGCGGCTGAGCGAGGCCATGCACGCGATGCCTTCCCCCGGCCGCCTGGCAGGGGAGCTCGCCGGCCTGGTGTGA
- a CDS encoding ABC transporter permease, which translates to MKTLVIGALSLRRVFSDRANIFFVVLLPFLMVFAVGLMHGDDRPLLAVADRSEGELSERLADALAEDDRLDVVDVEEDEALSLVEDGAAQAALVIPDDYDSRIAEGGSVELRLLTRDDSQAGADVATWTRSLVAQESSVLSAAQVAESARGGDFLDLVESTTSADVEGVVVETTTLGVAPFPEGLSAHSLAAPPMLLLYTFITALTTSLTIVQARNSGILRRLYATPTSASGLVLGEVLGRFLISLTQALLILFGSALVFRVDWGNLWATSLVVAAFCLVSSGAALLLGSTVRSEGGVIGVAVGVSLGAGALGGTMVPLEAFGGGSELTVSFLTPHAWGYTAFSELVREQAGLVDVLPQLGVLLAYAAVLLLLGTWRFRVVLTR; encoded by the coding sequence ATGAAGACTCTGGTGATCGGCGCCCTCAGTCTGCGCCGTGTCTTCAGCGACAGGGCGAACATCTTCTTCGTCGTGCTCCTGCCGTTCCTCATGGTCTTCGCCGTGGGACTCATGCACGGCGACGACCGCCCCCTGCTGGCGGTGGCGGACCGGTCGGAGGGGGAACTGAGCGAGCGGCTCGCGGACGCGCTCGCCGAGGACGACCGGCTCGACGTCGTCGACGTCGAGGAGGATGAGGCCCTGTCCCTCGTGGAGGACGGTGCCGCTCAGGCGGCCCTGGTCATCCCCGACGACTACGACTCCCGGATCGCGGAAGGGGGCTCCGTCGAACTCCGGCTGCTCACCCGGGACGACAGCCAGGCGGGGGCCGACGTGGCGACCTGGACCCGGTCCCTGGTCGCCCAGGAGTCCTCCGTTCTGAGCGCGGCCCAGGTGGCCGAGTCCGCTCGTGGCGGCGACTTCCTCGACCTGGTGGAGTCCACGACGAGCGCCGACGTCGAAGGGGTCGTGGTGGAGACGACCACGCTCGGTGTGGCGCCCTTCCCCGAGGGGCTGTCCGCGCACAGCCTCGCGGCGCCGCCGATGCTGCTGCTGTACACGTTCATCACGGCCCTGACGACCTCGTTGACCATCGTGCAGGCCAGGAATTCGGGCATCCTGCGACGTCTGTACGCCACACCGACGTCGGCGTCCGGGCTCGTCCTCGGCGAGGTCCTCGGCCGGTTCCTCATCTCCCTCACACAGGCGCTGCTCATCCTCTTCGGATCGGCCCTGGTGTTCCGCGTCGACTGGGGGAACCTGTGGGCCACCTCGCTCGTGGTCGCCGCGTTCTGCCTCGTCAGCAGCGGCGCCGCGCTGCTGCTGGGCAGCACCGTGCGCTCCGAGGGAGGGGTCATCGGCGTCGCCGTGGGCGTCAGCCTCGGAGCCGGCGCGCTGGGCGGGACGATGGTCCCGCTGGAGGCCTTCGGCGGCGGATCGGAACTGACCGTGTCCTTCCTGACCCCACACGCCTGGGGGTACACGGCCTTCAGCGAACTGGTCCGCGAACAGGCGGGCCTGGTCGATGTCCTCCCCCAACTGGGCGTCCTGCTGGCCTACGCGGCCGTGCTGCTGCTCCTGGGAACGTGGCGGTTCCGTGTCGTCCTCACCCGCTGA
- a CDS encoding ABC transporter ATP-binding protein encodes MSILEARGISKRYGDNLAVDDISFSIEEGETYGLLGPNGAGKSTTIQMIAGISTMDAGEILIAGIEHGPTNRKSKALIGYVPQEVAVYEELSARDNLRFFGRMYGLSGAEARKRADEILETIGLTDRAREAVSKYSGGMTRRLNIGVGLLNRPRLLILDEPTVGVDPQSRHSILESIHALAQDGMSVLYTTHYMEEAEQLCDRIGILEGGRIRAEGTQRELVAQVGENDTVLVDLGTEGREFTDSLEAIEAVREVVFEGDQMRLLAEDARGCLPLVMKVLTESGADVRSVRIQEPDLETVFLSLTGKALRE; translated from the coding sequence ATGTCCATCCTTGAAGCAAGAGGTATCTCCAAAAGATACGGAGACAACCTGGCAGTCGACGACATCAGCTTCTCCATTGAGGAAGGAGAGACGTACGGGCTCCTCGGACCCAACGGCGCGGGAAAATCGACGACGATCCAGATGATCGCCGGAATCTCCACGATGGACGCAGGCGAAATTCTCATTGCCGGCATCGAGCACGGCCCGACGAATCGAAAGAGCAAGGCCCTCATCGGCTACGTCCCACAGGAAGTCGCGGTTTACGAGGAGCTGAGCGCCAGGGACAATCTCCGCTTCTTCGGACGCATGTACGGCCTGTCGGGCGCCGAGGCCAGGAAGCGGGCGGACGAGATCCTGGAGACCATCGGGCTCACGGACCGGGCGCGGGAGGCGGTCTCCAAGTACTCGGGCGGTATGACCCGGCGCCTGAACATCGGCGTCGGCCTGCTGAACCGCCCCCGCCTGCTCATCCTCGACGAACCGACGGTCGGGGTGGACCCCCAGAGCCGCCACTCCATCCTGGAGAGCATCCACGCACTCGCCCAGGACGGGATGTCGGTCCTCTACACGACCCACTACATGGAGGAGGCGGAGCAGCTGTGCGACCGCATCGGCATCCTCGAAGGCGGCAGGATCCGGGCTGAGGGAACCCAGCGGGAGCTCGTCGCGCAGGTCGGCGAGAACGACACCGTCCTCGTCGACCTCGGGACCGAGGGCAGGGAGTTCACCGACTCCCTCGAAGCGATCGAGGCCGTGCGGGAGGTCGTCTTCGAAGGCGACCAGATGCGGCTGCTGGCGGAGGACGCCCGCGGCTGCCTCCCCCTCGTCATGAAGGTCCTCACCGAGAGCGGCGCCGACGTCCGCTCCGTACGGATCCAGGAACCCGACCTGGAGACCGTGTTCCTGAGTCTGACCGGCAAGGCTCTGAGGGAGTAG
- a CDS encoding LmbU family transcriptional regulator has product MSEKPLARRRVPHGNGVATGRVPVEKSLTKRTSLQLPDGLIIAEWEKWGNHIFIISDASGWWLGDWLIYGQRNYPNRYKRAIEKTSLDYQTLRNYAWVARKFIPGRRREKLSFQHHAEVCSLTESEQEQWLARAEAGDWSRNELRRRIRMWSRGESMLPETTYVQVAINPERKNQWQKAAESSGMSLPQWASEVLDRAAQGTPEVA; this is encoded by the coding sequence TTGAGCGAGAAGCCTCTGGCGCGGCGAAGAGTGCCACATGGAAACGGGGTAGCAACTGGACGGGTTCCCGTCGAGAAGAGCCTCACCAAACGGACGAGCCTTCAGCTCCCGGATGGTCTGATCATCGCTGAGTGGGAAAAGTGGGGGAACCACATTTTCATCATCTCCGATGCTTCCGGCTGGTGGCTCGGAGATTGGCTGATCTACGGTCAGCGAAACTATCCCAACCGCTACAAGCGCGCAATCGAGAAGACCTCGCTGGACTATCAGACGCTGCGGAACTACGCGTGGGTCGCTCGGAAGTTCATCCCCGGGCGCCGGCGTGAGAAGCTCAGTTTCCAGCACCACGCGGAGGTGTGCAGTCTCACGGAGAGCGAACAGGAACAGTGGTTGGCCCGAGCGGAGGCGGGCGACTGGTCCCGCAATGAGTTGCGCCGCAGGATCAGGATGTGGAGTCGAGGGGAGAGCATGCTACCCGAGACCACGTATGTGCAGGTGGCGATCAACCCGGAACGAAAGAACCAGTGGCAGAAAGCGGCTGAGAGCTCCGGTATGAGCCTTCCGCAATGGGCTTCCGAGGTCCTTGACAGAGCCGCTCAGGGAACACCCGAAGTGGCCTAG
- a CDS encoding NDP-hexose 2,3-dehydratase family protein, which translates to MTAAPLGRRIALSASGDATPSSSDAELEEWWLSRPRHELLSVDRTGFDATDQWYFSADTGDLAHRSGGFFSVRGLEASDSGRTVHQPAIHQSEIGVLGILVKEIAGVPHFLMQAKFEPGNVNLRQLSPTVQATKSNYTAVHGGRSTPYMEYFRAPRPGRVLSDVLQSEQGEWFWHKHNRNIVVEVPPDTEVPARQDHRWCTLAQIHRMLHRDNVVNMDTRTVLSTLPVERADAPEGADPFTRALYRSYEDASLHSMTEVLSWFTEAKAVNEARSRLVPLGGLAGWERTDDEIRPLRHAGFHIIMVSVRARIREVDSWVQPLLAPTGPGFAAFLVKDIDGVLHVLVRSRAEPGTRDGVEMAPTVQDSPSAAALGRTEPYADEVRTRGRVLYDNLLSEEGGRFHHAQTRYRIVEATPELSTEVPEDFCWVTVAQLMELVRHGRYLNIEARTLLLCVHTLG; encoded by the coding sequence GTGACGGCGGCCCCGCTGGGACGCAGGATCGCCCTGTCGGCGTCGGGGGACGCGACCCCGTCGTCCTCCGACGCCGAACTGGAGGAGTGGTGGCTCTCCCGCCCCAGGCACGAGCTGCTCTCCGTCGACAGGACCGGGTTCGACGCCACCGACCAGTGGTACTTCAGTGCGGACACCGGCGACCTCGCCCATCGCAGCGGTGGGTTCTTCAGTGTGCGCGGGCTGGAGGCCTCGGACTCCGGCCGTACTGTCCACCAGCCCGCCATCCACCAGTCCGAGATCGGCGTCCTCGGGATCCTGGTGAAGGAGATCGCCGGTGTCCCGCACTTCCTCATGCAGGCGAAGTTCGAACCCGGCAACGTCAACCTCCGCCAGCTCTCCCCGACCGTCCAGGCCACCAAAAGCAACTACACGGCGGTGCACGGCGGCCGGAGTACGCCCTACATGGAGTACTTCCGCGCGCCGCGCCCGGGCCGGGTCCTGTCAGACGTGCTCCAGTCCGAACAGGGGGAGTGGTTCTGGCACAAGCACAACCGCAACATCGTGGTGGAGGTGCCTCCGGACACCGAGGTCCCCGCGAGGCAGGACCACCGTTGGTGCACGCTCGCGCAGATCCACCGCATGCTGCACCGCGACAACGTCGTCAACATGGACACCCGGACGGTCCTGTCGACTCTCCCCGTGGAGCGCGCTGACGCGCCCGAGGGGGCCGACCCCTTCACCAGGGCCCTGTACCGCTCCTACGAGGACGCGTCGCTGCACTCCATGACGGAGGTGCTCAGCTGGTTCACCGAGGCCAAGGCGGTGAACGAGGCGAGGTCGCGGCTGGTCCCCCTGGGCGGACTGGCCGGCTGGGAGCGCACGGACGACGAGATCAGGCCCCTGCGGCACGCCGGGTTCCACATCATCATGGTCTCGGTCCGGGCGCGGATCCGCGAGGTCGACTCCTGGGTCCAGCCGCTGCTGGCCCCCACCGGGCCGGGGTTCGCGGCCTTCCTGGTCAAGGACATCGACGGGGTGCTCCACGTCCTGGTCCGGTCGAGGGCGGAGCCCGGCACCAGGGACGGTGTCGAGATGGCGCCCACGGTGCAGGACTCGCCGTCCGCCGCGGCCCTCGGCCGGACCGAGCCCTACGCCGACGAGGTGCGAACGCGTGGGCGTGTGCTCTACGACAACCTCCTGTCAGAGGAGGGAGGGCGCTTCCACCATGCCCAGACCCGCTACCGGATCGTCGAGGCGACGCCCGAGCTGTCGACGGAGGTCCCCGAGGACTTCTGCTGGGTGACCGTCGCGCAGCTGATGGAGCTCGTCCGACACGGCCGCTACCTCAACATCGAGGCCAGGACGCTCCTCCTGTGCGTGCACACCCTCGGCTGA
- a CDS encoding DegT/DnrJ/EryC1/StrS aminotransferase family protein → MATYVWGYLEEYAREREDILDAVDTVFKSGSLIWGPSLAGFEKEFADYHGLSHCVGVDNGTNAIVLALRALGIGEGDEVITVSNTAAPTVLAITAVGATPVFVDIDPDTYLMRVGQVEDAVTDATRCILPVHLYGQCVDMDPLQEIADRHGLVVLEDCAQAHGATYKGRIAGTMGRAAAFSFYPTKILGAYGHAGAAVTDDPRIDEDLRRLRYYGMDSERYYVVTPHGQNARLDEVQAEILRRKLTRIDAYITGRRTIARRYQDALADTGLVLPTVAPGNEHAYYLYVVRHPERDRIIEAMRAHDVELNISYPWPVHTMSGFQHLGHGAGSLPVTEELAHEIFSLPMYPSLPEAEQSRIIGALRDILAKL, encoded by the coding sequence ATGGCCACTTATGTATGGGGATACCTTGAGGAGTACGCCCGGGAACGGGAAGATATCCTCGACGCGGTCGATACCGTCTTCAAGTCTGGCAGTCTGATCTGGGGGCCCTCGCTCGCCGGCTTCGAAAAGGAGTTCGCCGATTACCACGGTCTTTCGCACTGTGTCGGCGTGGACAACGGTACCAACGCCATCGTGCTCGCGCTGAGAGCTCTCGGAATCGGCGAGGGGGACGAGGTCATCACGGTCTCCAACACCGCTGCTCCCACAGTTCTCGCGATCACGGCCGTCGGTGCCACACCTGTTTTCGTCGATATCGACCCGGACACCTACCTCATGCGTGTGGGGCAGGTGGAGGACGCCGTGACGGACGCGACCCGTTGCATCCTTCCGGTCCACCTCTACGGGCAGTGCGTCGACATGGACCCGCTCCAGGAGATCGCCGACCGACACGGTCTCGTCGTCCTGGAGGACTGCGCCCAAGCCCACGGCGCGACCTACAAGGGCAGGATCGCGGGAACGATGGGGCGCGCGGCCGCCTTCTCGTTCTACCCCACCAAGATCCTCGGCGCCTACGGTCACGCGGGCGCCGCGGTCACCGACGATCCCCGGATCGACGAGGACCTGCGCCGCCTCCGCTACTACGGCATGGATTCCGAGCGTTACTACGTGGTCACCCCACATGGCCAGAACGCTCGGCTCGATGAGGTGCAGGCGGAGATCCTCCGGCGGAAGCTGACCCGGATCGACGCCTACATCACCGGTCGGCGGACCATCGCCCGGCGCTACCAGGACGCTCTGGCCGACACCGGCCTCGTCCTCCCCACGGTCGCGCCCGGGAACGAGCACGCGTACTACCTCTACGTGGTCCGCCACCCGGAACGCGACCGGATCATCGAGGCGATGAGGGCCCACGACGTGGAGCTCAACATCAGCTATCCATGGCCGGTCCACACCATGTCCGGATTCCAGCACCTCGGTCACGGGGCCGGCAGTCTGCCCGTGACCGAGGAGCTGGCCCACGAGATCTTCTCCCTTCCCATGTACCCCTCGCTGCCGGAAGCCGAGCAGAGTCGGATCATCGGCGCGCTCCGCGACATCCTGGCGAAGCTGTGA
- a CDS encoding activator-dependent family glycosyltransferase: MRVVLVSLAERTNFLSLVPLGWALRTAGHDVLVASQPALGPVVRATGLAYAGVGRDHAFWRHLKTVSSFDGVRGGVPLFADFEEGFGGRSWDEVRHSYRQVVNWWWRMVNDPMTDDLVDLCRTWRPDLVVWEPTTYSGAIAAEACGARHVRYPWGSDLSGVVRATFLSRRAERPEDEREDPLAAWLTRTAARHGVDYSESLVDGHATIEQIPPALRLPTPGHVRYLPVRYVPYNGRAVVPDWLRAPPERPRIGLCLGSSTAAWLGRFGMDTRAVLEGLADLDAEVVATLPATERERLGTVPPNTRLVDYVPLHALAPTCAAMITHGGTGTVLSGLAHGVPQIISPRPTYDEALMARTVARRGAAIALDPEDVTGEAMAETMRTLLADARFTHAARALREQVEEMPSPAELAGRLADDD, encoded by the coding sequence TTGCGAGTCGTGCTGGTGTCCCTGGCCGAGAGAACGAACTTTCTGAGCCTGGTCCCCCTGGGCTGGGCGCTGCGCACGGCCGGCCACGACGTCCTCGTGGCCAGCCAGCCCGCGCTCGGACCGGTCGTGCGCGCCACCGGCCTGGCCTACGCGGGCGTGGGCCGGGACCACGCGTTCTGGAGACACCTCAAGACGGTCTCCTCCTTCGACGGGGTACGTGGCGGCGTGCCCCTGTTCGCCGACTTCGAGGAGGGCTTCGGCGGCAGGTCCTGGGACGAGGTGCGGCACTCCTACCGGCAGGTCGTGAACTGGTGGTGGCGGATGGTCAACGACCCCATGACCGACGACCTGGTCGACCTCTGCCGGACCTGGCGCCCCGACCTCGTCGTCTGGGAGCCCACCACCTACTCCGGGGCGATCGCCGCCGAGGCCTGCGGAGCCCGGCACGTGCGCTACCCATGGGGCAGCGACCTGTCCGGCGTCGTACGCGCGACCTTCCTGTCCCGGCGGGCCGAGCGGCCGGAGGACGAACGGGAGGACCCCCTGGCGGCCTGGCTCACCCGGACGGCCGCCCGCCACGGGGTCGACTACTCCGAGTCCCTGGTGGACGGGCACGCCACGATCGAGCAGATCCCCCCGGCCCTGCGCCTGCCCACACCCGGACACGTCCGCTACCTGCCGGTGCGCTACGTCCCCTACAACGGCCGCGCGGTGGTCCCCGACTGGCTGCGCGCACCGCCCGAGCGCCCCCGCATCGGACTGTGCCTGGGCAGCAGTACCGCCGCGTGGCTGGGCCGGTTCGGCATGGACACGCGTGCGGTCCTGGAGGGGCTGGCGGATCTGGACGCCGAGGTCGTGGCCACCCTCCCCGCGACAGAGCGTGAACGCCTGGGCACGGTCCCGCCCAACACCCGGCTCGTCGACTACGTGCCCCTCCACGCCCTCGCCCCCACCTGCGCCGCCATGATCACCCACGGCGGAACCGGAACCGTCCTCAGCGGCCTCGCCCACGGCGTCCCCCAGATCATCTCCCCGCGGCCGACCTACGACGAGGCGCTCATGGCCCGAACCGTCGCCCGGCGAGGTGCGGCGATCGCTCTCGACCCCGAGGACGTGACGGGCGAGGCCATGGCCGAGACCATGCGAACCCTGCTCGCAGACGCCCGCTTCACGCACGCGGCCCGCGCCCTGCGCGAGCAGGTCGAGGAGATGCCCTCACCCGCGGAACTCGCCGGGCGGCTCGCCGACGACGACTGA
- a CDS encoding ABC transporter permease — MTTTLSAVWTIVVKDMRRYVRNGGLLTFGLLLPLCTTLFFNLVLGGGSAEREAAVYAVVDADDGDMGSGFVDDVLAPLEEEGVLRIAEAGSEDEARAMIEDRDARAAFLIPSDFTEALESGQETVLTIVGDANSAMETHIAREIANAYSTEHMRLRLAVAASFEGEPSQEEAQTLMEEAAAAPPPLRVAEEDGVRDRELDTSSYYSASMAYFFVFFAAMLSVTSIFEERSRGTLARLQAAPVPRSAIILGKLAGGLIVGLTSMGVLALATSTVFGADWGHPVGATVLVVTGVIAAIGLTAAVAGFARTGDQAANRVSVLAMLMGVLGGALVPITQLNAFAFLSHLTPHRWFLEGLVGLTSDDLGTVVLACGVLLAIGVTGLSIAMFRMGRMVNS; from the coding sequence ATGACGACGACCCTCTCGGCGGTCTGGACGATCGTCGTCAAGGACATGCGCCGATACGTACGCAACGGCGGTCTGCTGACCTTCGGGCTGCTCCTCCCCCTGTGCACCACCCTCTTCTTCAACCTCGTGCTCGGCGGCGGTTCCGCCGAGCGGGAGGCGGCCGTCTACGCCGTCGTCGACGCGGACGACGGGGACATGGGCTCCGGGTTCGTCGACGACGTCCTGGCCCCCCTGGAGGAGGAGGGGGTCCTACGGATCGCGGAGGCCGGATCCGAGGACGAGGCCCGGGCGATGATCGAGGACCGTGACGCGCGGGCCGCCTTCCTCATCCCCTCGGACTTCACCGAGGCCCTGGAGTCGGGCCAGGAGACGGTCCTGACCATCGTGGGCGACGCGAACTCCGCCATGGAGACGCACATCGCCCGCGAGATCGCGAACGCCTACTCGACCGAGCACATGCGCCTGCGCCTGGCGGTGGCCGCGAGCTTCGAGGGCGAACCCTCCCAGGAGGAGGCGCAGACGCTGATGGAGGAGGCCGCGGCGGCGCCGCCCCCGCTCCGGGTCGCCGAGGAGGACGGCGTGCGCGACCGTGAACTGGACACATCCAGCTACTACTCGGCGTCCATGGCCTACTTCTTCGTCTTCTTCGCCGCGATGCTCAGCGTCACGAGCATCTTCGAGGAGCGGTCACGGGGCACGCTGGCGCGCCTCCAGGCGGCTCCGGTGCCGCGTTCGGCGATCATCCTGGGCAAGCTGGCGGGCGGCCTGATCGTCGGCCTGACCAGCATGGGGGTCCTGGCCCTGGCCACCTCCACCGTCTTCGGCGCCGACTGGGGCCACCCCGTGGGCGCGACCGTGCTCGTCGTCACGGGCGTCATCGCCGCCATCGGCCTGACCGCCGCCGTGGCCGGCTTCGCCAGGACGGGCGACCAGGCCGCGAACCGCGTCTCGGTCCTGGCCATGCTCATGGGTGTGCTCGGCGGCGCCCTCGTACCGATCACCCAACTCAACGCCTTCGCCTTCCTGAGCCATCTGACTCCGCACCGGTGGTTCCTGGAGGGTCTGGTCGGCCTCACCTCCGACGACCTCGGCACGGTGGTCCTGGCCTGCGGAGTGCTGCTGGCCATCGGTGTGACCGGGCTGTCTATCGCGATGTTCCGCATGGGACGGATGGTGAACTCATGA
- a CDS encoding Gfo/Idh/MocA family protein produces MLSTREGTEEEPVRLGVVGCADIAWRRVLPAAAEASSITVTAIASRDSGKARRFAERFGCEAVTGYKALLDRDDIDAVYIPLPVGIRHDWVETALHRGLHVLSEKPLTTDASSAEFLVGEAHRLGLVLMEAFAFRHHSQHRAVARLVEEGAIGAVRSLMCEFGVPERADDDIRYRPDLGGGALLDVGVYPLGITRALLGDDLRVTGASLSFGRGVDLGGGVLIEAPEGVTAQLGFGLGTGYRNTYTLWGETGSITVGRAFTPPPTLTPLVDLESGSHTRRIDLEPDHQFLNLLEAFADGVRGRAPVATDPILAQARLVDRVRAASDPSGV; encoded by the coding sequence GTGCTTTCAACACGGGAAGGTACTGAGGAAGAGCCGGTACGTCTGGGCGTGGTCGGATGCGCCGACATCGCCTGGCGACGGGTTCTGCCGGCGGCGGCCGAGGCGTCCTCGATCACCGTCACCGCGATCGCCAGCCGCGATTCGGGCAAGGCGCGCCGTTTCGCCGAGCGATTCGGCTGCGAGGCCGTCACCGGATACAAGGCCCTCCTGGACCGCGACGATATCGACGCCGTGTACATTCCGCTGCCCGTGGGAATTCGCCACGACTGGGTGGAAACCGCGTTGCACCGGGGTCTGCACGTCCTGTCCGAGAAACCCCTCACCACGGACGCCTCGTCCGCCGAATTCCTCGTGGGAGAGGCCCACCGGCTCGGTCTCGTCCTGATGGAGGCCTTCGCGTTCCGCCATCACTCCCAGCACCGCGCGGTGGCGCGGCTGGTGGAGGAGGGCGCGATCGGCGCCGTGCGCTCCCTGATGTGCGAGTTCGGCGTCCCCGAACGCGCCGACGACGACATCCGATATCGACCCGACCTCGGCGGCGGAGCCCTTCTCGACGTCGGCGTGTACCCGCTGGGCATCACCCGCGCGCTGCTCGGTGACGACCTGCGCGTGACGGGGGCGTCCCTGAGTTTCGGCCGAGGCGTCGACCTCGGCGGCGGCGTGCTGATCGAGGCGCCCGAAGGTGTGACCGCGCAGCTCGGCTTCGGGCTGGGTACGGGCTACCGCAACACGTACACACTGTGGGGCGAGACGGGTTCGATCACCGTCGGCCGGGCCTTCACCCCGCCGCCGACCCTCACTCCCCTCGTCGACCTGGAGTCGGGTTCGCACACGCGCCGGATCGACCTGGAGCCGGACCACCAGTTCCTGAACCTGCTGGAGGCGTTCGCCGACGGGGTCCGCGGGCGCGCTCCCGTCGCCACGGATCCGATCCTCGCCCAGGCCCGCCTCGTCGACCGGGTACGCGCGGCATCCGACCCCTCCGGAGTGTGA